The Aureispira anguillae genome contains a region encoding:
- a CDS encoding WG repeat-containing protein, whose amino-acid sequence MKGSIKSSRNFMVIMALVLLAMNAQAQFVTAATFSEEAFIASLQKDATASMELTSTGATVISAYQEGAAIIKLENKYGLINKQGYEICQPIYDDIHLYNAGYAAVKKNGKWTFVNKQGQKLTPLRYDWVGGFNNGLAAVSTNGKWGLLNEQGFEVVPTIYDAVKVDQDHKIWVQKNDTWKPFNAKKDIDGTFATSAL is encoded by the coding sequence ATGAAAGGGTCAATCAAAAGCTCAAGAAACTTTATGGTAATCATGGCTTTGGTTCTTTTAGCTATGAACGCACAAGCACAATTTGTTACTGCTGCAACATTTTCTGAAGAAGCATTTATTGCATCTTTACAAAAAGACGCTACTGCAAGCATGGAGCTTACTAGTACTGGTGCTACTGTTATTTCTGCTTATCAAGAGGGAGCAGCAATTATAAAATTGGAAAACAAATACGGGTTGATTAACAAACAAGGATACGAGATTTGCCAACCTATTTATGATGATATACATTTGTACAATGCAGGATATGCTGCTGTAAAGAAAAATGGAAAATGGACTTTTGTCAATAAACAAGGTCAAAAATTAACTCCTTTGCGTTACGATTGGGTAGGCGGTTTTAATAATGGTTTAGCTGCTGTTTCTACTAATGGCAAATGGGGATTGTTGAACGAGCAAGGTTTTGAGGTAGTACCTACTATTTATGATGCCGTAAAAGTAGATCAAGATCACAAAATTTGGGTTCAAAAAAATGATACTTGGAAACCTTTTAATGCTAAGAAGGATATTGATGGGACATTTGCAACTTCTGCTTTGTAA
- the rnpA gene encoding ribonuclease P protein component, giving the protein MTQSNTINQQERLKSRKQIGLLFKNRQSVGAYPLRIFWKEIPPNDSPYPVAISFSVSKRVFKHAVKRNRHKRLMREAFRLNKHQLYKTLKAETKQLNLMLIYVGKEASDFATIEKKYLRLMDKLLEQIVSKDENH; this is encoded by the coding sequence ATGACTCAATCCAATACAATCAATCAGCAAGAGCGGCTAAAAAGTCGGAAGCAAATTGGGCTTTTGTTTAAGAATCGGCAAAGTGTGGGAGCTTATCCACTGCGTATTTTCTGGAAAGAAATCCCACCCAACGATAGCCCTTATCCCGTTGCGATTAGTTTTAGTGTTTCCAAAAGAGTCTTCAAACATGCCGTAAAACGAAATCGACACAAAAGGTTGATGCGAGAAGCATTTCGGCTCAACAAGCACCAATTGTATAAAACGCTAAAAGCAGAAACCAAACAGCTCAACTTGATGTTAATTTATGTAGGCAAAGAAGCCTCAGATTTTGCTACCATTGAGAAGAAATACCTTCGCTTGATGGATAAATTGTTAGAACAAATTGTATCAAAAGATGAAAATCATTAA
- a CDS encoding SdiA-regulated domain-containing protein, which produces MLHFISAYISCLLLISCNNSHPNSNLRPNKSTSNLEQTTAIMPTSNRIGYQLDQPNNRFKLSKELKEISGLVCYKDQWLAAVQDEKGAIYLLDKDNGAILDVIEFSADGDYEGITVVKDVFYVLRADGVLFQIKHWNKKNKNISTKVIDTNLGEINDTEGLAYDPVKNQLLIACKGSASIGEKEHSFRAIYAYDLQKQKFNTNPIFTLDRKQFKHFVQDNLKQNPDYSSYKKELKKAKKSMLLAPSAIAVHPITKEFYLLSAAGNSLIVLDRKYQIKYLKRLPSDHFEQPEGLTFNSNGDLFLSSEGIKKKARIYKFDYLP; this is translated from the coding sequence ATGCTCCACTTTATTTCTGCATATATTAGTTGTTTGTTGCTTATTAGTTGTAATAACAGTCACCCTAATAGTAATTTACGACCCAATAAATCTACCAGCAATTTAGAACAAACAACAGCTATTATGCCAACCAGCAATCGTATCGGGTATCAATTGGATCAGCCCAACAATAGGTTTAAGTTGTCTAAGGAATTGAAGGAAATTTCGGGACTTGTTTGCTATAAAGATCAATGGTTAGCAGCCGTACAAGACGAAAAAGGGGCGATTTACCTCCTTGATAAGGACAATGGAGCTATCCTAGATGTTATCGAATTTTCTGCGGATGGAGATTACGAAGGGATTACTGTTGTCAAAGATGTATTTTATGTACTCCGAGCGGATGGGGTCTTATTTCAAATTAAACATTGGAATAAAAAAAACAAAAACATCAGTACAAAGGTTATTGATACGAATCTTGGCGAAATTAATGACACAGAAGGGCTGGCTTATGATCCTGTAAAAAACCAACTGCTTATTGCTTGCAAAGGTTCTGCTTCCATTGGCGAAAAAGAGCATAGCTTTAGGGCTATTTATGCTTACGATTTGCAAAAACAGAAATTTAACACAAACCCCATTTTCACCTTAGATCGAAAGCAGTTCAAACATTTTGTTCAGGACAACCTAAAACAAAACCCTGATTATAGCTCCTATAAAAAAGAGCTAAAAAAAGCTAAAAAAAGTATGCTTCTAGCACCTTCTGCCATTGCCGTTCACCCCATCACTAAGGAATTTTATTTATTGTCAGCAGCAGGAAATAGTTTGATTGTATTGGATCGCAAGTATCAAATCAAATACCTTAAACGCTTGCCTTCTGATCATTTTGAACAACCAGAAGGACTTACATTTAATTCTAATGGAGATCTATTTTTATCTTCTGAAGGGATAAAGAAAAAAGCTCGAATTTACAAATTTGACTATCTACCTTAA
- a CDS encoding SDR family oxidoreductase, with protein MIQKIAFIGVTGNLAPFVYKELIKQGIIIKALVRNLDKVKKIPNFPKEIQIIQGDLSNLDDLRELFSDTDAVYLNLSTSNSEALFQPEIDGIKNVIKVAKEKDINRIFHVSAVTAAYPEFAQGAELFINDIRKVGYHLLKESNIPCTFFHCSWIMDTIEFSMRKGNTLQGFKSIRYPIFWLAGKDLGKMIMNAVKQSDHSLTKDYIMQGKEAITFKEALKRYSSTYSPNLKVQLAPIWLLKTIGLFNKEARLAAQMASFFSNYKEEFKAKQTWKELGEPIHNIENFMHS; from the coding sequence ATGATACAGAAAATTGCATTTATTGGGGTCACAGGAAATCTGGCTCCCTTCGTTTACAAAGAATTAATCAAACAAGGAATCATTATTAAAGCACTTGTTCGTAATCTAGATAAAGTGAAGAAAATTCCTAACTTTCCGAAGGAAATCCAAATCATTCAAGGGGACTTGAGCAATCTTGATGATTTAAGAGAACTCTTTTCTGATACGGATGCAGTATATCTAAACTTATCTACATCAAATTCTGAAGCTCTTTTTCAACCAGAAATTGATGGAATAAAAAACGTTATTAAAGTTGCCAAAGAAAAAGATATAAACCGAATTTTTCATGTTTCTGCTGTAACAGCAGCCTATCCTGAATTTGCTCAAGGTGCTGAATTATTTATCAATGATATAAGAAAGGTTGGATATCATCTCTTAAAAGAATCTAATATTCCTTGTACGTTCTTTCATTGTTCTTGGATTATGGATACAATAGAGTTTTCTATGAGAAAAGGGAATACACTTCAAGGGTTCAAGTCAATCCGTTATCCAATTTTTTGGTTAGCAGGGAAAGATCTAGGCAAAATGATAATGAATGCTGTAAAACAATCTGATCATTCTTTAACAAAAGACTATATCATGCAAGGAAAGGAAGCTATTACTTTTAAAGAGGCCCTTAAGAGATATAGCAGCACTTATAGTCCAAACTTAAAAGTACAATTGGCTCCCATTTGGCTACTAAAAACTATTGGACTTTTTAACAAAGAAGCACGGTTAGCAGCTCAAATGGCTTCTTTTTTTTCAAACTATAAAGAAGAATTTAAAGCCAAACAAACATGGAAGGAGCTTGGAGAACCTATTCACAACATTGAAAATTTCATGCATTCGTAA
- a CDS encoding winged helix-turn-helix transcriptional regulator translates to MNPRNIPECPAATILALHDCLTVLNGKWKVPIIGALFFGPKRFNELETTIKKITPRMLSKELKELELNNIVQRNVYNTRPIRIEYELTESGKTLEPILEAMVEWGTQHRKETMSKTEN, encoded by the coding sequence ATGAATCCTAGAAATATTCCTGAGTGTCCAGCGGCAACAATATTAGCATTACACGATTGCTTAACGGTATTAAATGGAAAGTGGAAAGTTCCAATAATTGGGGCGCTTTTTTTTGGTCCAAAACGCTTTAATGAATTAGAAACAACAATAAAAAAAATAACTCCTAGAATGCTTTCAAAAGAACTCAAGGAGTTAGAGTTAAATAATATTGTCCAAAGAAATGTTTATAATACAAGACCTATTCGAATAGAATATGAATTAACAGAATCAGGCAAAACACTAGAACCTATTCTTGAGGCGATGGTAGAATGGGGCACTCAGCATAGAAAAGAAACAATGAGTAAAACCGAAAATTAG
- a CDS encoding SdpI family protein, whose amino-acid sequence MESNHSPKQTSFFKELLIFGIAIAPIFYLLSIWESLPQQIPIHWNIKGEVDGYSDKSSLWWVILAMNAPIYLLLLFLPKLSAKQKNIQLMGKKYYRLRLILQLFLSALVFAILLASSGNSSASIETLLGYCFVFFMLSFGNYMGSIRQNHFMGIRTPWTLENEEVWKKTHQLGGRLWIGSAIIGLVLLLILPSNWILIIIVALMTIPMFAAAIYSFILFKKIT is encoded by the coding sequence ATGGAATCCAATCATTCACCCAAACAAACTTCTTTTTTTAAAGAGCTTCTAATCTTTGGAATAGCAATTGCGCCTATTTTTTACCTTTTATCCATTTGGGAGTCATTGCCCCAACAAATTCCGATCCACTGGAACATCAAAGGAGAGGTAGACGGTTATAGCGATAAATCCTCGCTCTGGTGGGTTATTCTAGCCATGAACGCTCCCATCTATTTGCTATTGCTATTCTTACCCAAATTGTCTGCAAAACAAAAAAACATTCAATTAATGGGGAAAAAATATTATCGCTTGCGATTGATTTTACAATTATTTTTATCCGCTTTGGTTTTTGCGATCCTCTTGGCTAGTTCAGGCAATAGTTCAGCCAGTATAGAAACTTTATTGGGCTATTGTTTTGTGTTTTTCATGTTGTCCTTTGGCAATTATATGGGCAGTATTCGCCAAAATCACTTTATGGGAATCCGAACACCTTGGACACTTGAAAATGAAGAAGTTTGGAAAAAAACGCATCAGTTAGGCGGTCGTTTATGGATTGGAAGTGCGATAATAGGATTAGTTTTACTCCTTATTTTGCCTAGCAACTGGATACTTATTATTATAGTTGCACTGATGACAATCCCCATGTTTGCGGCAGCTATTTATTCCTTTATTCTATTTAAGAAGATTACCTAA
- a CDS encoding DUF389 domain-containing protein, whose amino-acid sequence MEENRTPDKNEPLQPKEKEIEHQHSTAVYLISRAINELKELFNLHLDTDEAGTIESIHKSIEFKGGNLWGLIFAAFIAAIGLNMNSGAVVIGAMLISPLMGPIVGIGYALATNDFDTLKYAFRNLVIFIVGSILASIVYFSISPIKTLTDQLEARTYPTFYDVMIAICGGAIGIVASSRSDRGNAIPGVAIATALMPPLCTVGYGIATAQWAYAGGAFYLFFINSVFIAGTSLVFVRAFQFPKKEFLDPVREQRYKLILVAIAIFTIIPSLWTGYNLVQRELFNSKAALFEAKVEEYHLEKGVIIDQKADYRRDTPTITLITSGGIRESDKDNLFHEMTEVGLGNAKLEFREGNLDVEVLLAEVQNLQTKFTTIREEYSGMLKKLYEDNEIVLKNKTERIKFLEAELSKYQSHHKQISKPVDDIALEFSTLYPDAVEIAYNELVKMNTATKTLDTLPTVVINWKGRRIRTEQKKRMERFFQTRMKLDTIEVVIY is encoded by the coding sequence ATGGAAGAAAATAGAACACCTGACAAAAATGAACCACTTCAACCAAAAGAGAAAGAAATTGAGCATCAGCATTCAACGGCCGTATATTTAATATCTAGAGCCATTAATGAGCTTAAGGAACTGTTCAATTTACATTTAGATACAGATGAGGCTGGAACAATTGAAAGCATTCATAAGAGTATAGAATTTAAGGGAGGAAATTTATGGGGACTAATTTTTGCTGCTTTTATTGCTGCTATTGGTCTGAATATGAATTCGGGAGCAGTTGTAATTGGAGCCATGTTAATATCTCCATTAATGGGACCAATTGTTGGAATTGGTTATGCTTTGGCAACCAATGATTTTGATACCTTAAAGTATGCGTTTCGAAATTTAGTTATCTTTATTGTTGGTTCGATTTTAGCTTCAATCGTCTATTTTTCGATTTCCCCTATTAAGACACTAACCGATCAATTAGAGGCTCGAACTTATCCGACTTTTTATGATGTAATGATTGCTATTTGTGGTGGTGCGATTGGAATTGTAGCAAGTTCTAGATCAGATCGAGGAAATGCGATTCCTGGTGTGGCAATTGCGACGGCTCTAATGCCTCCTTTGTGTACGGTAGGATATGGAATTGCAACCGCTCAGTGGGCTTATGCAGGGGGCGCTTTTTACTTGTTTTTTATTAATTCTGTATTTATCGCAGGAACATCTTTGGTGTTTGTTCGTGCTTTTCAGTTTCCTAAAAAAGAATTTTTGGACCCTGTTCGGGAACAACGTTATAAATTAATTTTGGTTGCAATTGCTATTTTTACCATTATTCCTAGTCTTTGGACAGGATATAATTTGGTACAAAGAGAGCTGTTTAATAGCAAGGCTGCTTTGTTTGAGGCTAAAGTGGAAGAGTACCACTTAGAAAAAGGAGTTATTATCGATCAGAAGGCTGATTATAGACGGGACACGCCCACTATTACATTAATTACATCAGGAGGGATTCGAGAAAGCGACAAAGACAACTTATTTCATGAAATGACAGAAGTAGGACTGGGGAATGCTAAATTGGAATTTAGAGAAGGTAATTTAGATGTAGAGGTATTGTTGGCTGAAGTGCAAAACTTACAAACCAAGTTTACTACAATTCGAGAAGAATATTCTGGCATGCTTAAAAAGCTCTATGAAGATAATGAAATTGTGCTCAAGAATAAGACAGAACGCATCAAGTTTTTAGAAGCTGAATTGTCAAAATACCAAAGTCATCACAAACAAATTAGCAAGCCTGTTGATGATATTGCATTAGAATTTTCAACGTTGTATCCAGATGCTGTAGAAATTGCCTACAATGAATTGGTAAAGATGAACACGGCAACCAAAACCTTAGATACTTTGCCAACGGTTGTTATTAATTGGAAAGGCAGGAGGATAAGAACGGAACAAAAAAAGAGAATGGAAAGGTTTTTTCAAACACGTATGAAATTGGATACCATTGAGGTTGTCATTTATTAA
- a CDS encoding DUF7000 family protein produces MENLNKYVSIYKEQLNKGDILIAYNGLIKFVMKLRTDFIKNLSDQYSFAGILHGYMDYTYFYYSNDFLKSKKLKLGLVLNHLEMKFEVWLLGNTIAIQKKYWELLKTTQWNKEKTEMPKYSILEATLVENPDFNNLNALAKQIETKMIQVSDEILGYLKTLSNRS; encoded by the coding sequence ATGGAAAATTTGAATAAATATGTTTCGATTTATAAAGAGCAACTCAACAAAGGAGATATATTAATAGCCTACAACGGGTTAATAAAATTTGTCATGAAATTAAGAACAGATTTCATCAAAAATCTTTCTGACCAATATTCCTTTGCAGGAATCCTTCACGGATATATGGACTATACGTATTTCTACTATTCAAATGATTTTTTAAAAAGTAAAAAGTTAAAACTTGGGCTGGTATTAAATCACCTAGAAATGAAATTTGAGGTTTGGCTACTTGGAAATACAATAGCGATTCAAAAAAAATATTGGGAACTGCTAAAAACAACACAGTGGAATAAGGAAAAAACAGAAATGCCTAAATATTCAATCCTTGAAGCGACATTGGTTGAAAATCCTGATTTTAATAACCTTAACGCACTGGCGAAACAAATAGAAACCAAAATGATTCAAGTTTCGGATGAAATATTGGGTTATCTAAAAACATTAAGTAACCGTTCGTAA
- the yidD gene encoding membrane protein insertion efficiency factor YidD has translation MKIINALFSLPFKLIGLAFIGLIRIYQLAISPLLPSSCRYTPTCSQYSLEAIKKYGPFKGSYLAFRRILRCNPWGGHGHDPVP, from the coding sequence ATGAAAATCATTAACGCTTTATTTTCTCTTCCTTTTAAACTTATTGGTTTAGCCTTTATTGGTCTAATTCGTATTTACCAATTGGCAATTTCTCCCTTATTGCCCTCTTCTTGTCGTTATACGCCCACTTGTTCGCAATACAGCCTAGAAGCAATCAAAAAATATGGTCCATTTAAAGGCAGTTATTTAGCATTTCGTCGTATCTTGCGTTGCAACCCTTGGGGCGGGCATGGTCATGATCCTGTTCCTTAA
- a CDS encoding class I SAM-dependent methyltransferase, with the protein MEDFIEAIEGSVEQNQFVKITLSKCAPKSSDLKNIYVRRIDLKGVLYLSFTYHYANQDVVKNYTLKEAIHLLEEHLGKDFLVGTLLTTEQDVVVQFNKKRKARIQYRKPTTRRLPNTNHNKQKQYLIEENAPFLAKLGVADSGKVLKAHQDKYRQINKYIEVMAGLLEQASLPNPLQVVDMGCGKGYLTFALYDYIQAHLEENATIVGIELREHLTQFCTKQAAALGWKELQFIAQDILTYDDDKIDVLIALHACDIATDIAIAKGIQANAQLIVVAPCCHKQIRKAMNSSITNPLQAILKHGILEERQAEIVTDGIRALLLEAHGYQTKVFEFISSEHTAKNLMITAVKQDKMSSATTAERLKRVAELKAQFGIKQHYLEKLLQ; encoded by the coding sequence TTGGAAGATTTTATAGAAGCAATAGAAGGAAGTGTTGAGCAAAATCAATTTGTAAAAATTACATTGAGCAAGTGCGCTCCAAAATCTTCGGATTTAAAGAATATTTATGTTCGAAGAATTGATCTTAAGGGAGTATTGTATTTATCGTTCACTTATCATTATGCCAACCAAGATGTTGTTAAGAATTATACCTTGAAGGAAGCAATTCATTTGCTAGAGGAACACTTGGGAAAGGATTTTTTGGTAGGAACCTTATTAACAACGGAGCAAGATGTAGTCGTTCAATTTAACAAAAAGCGCAAAGCTCGTATTCAATATCGCAAACCAACCACTCGGCGATTGCCCAATACCAATCACAATAAGCAGAAACAATATTTGATTGAAGAAAATGCTCCCTTTTTGGCTAAATTGGGGGTGGCAGATAGTGGAAAAGTGCTTAAGGCACACCAAGATAAATACCGCCAAATTAATAAATATATAGAGGTCATGGCAGGGCTTTTGGAGCAAGCTTCTTTGCCCAATCCTTTGCAGGTAGTAGATATGGGCTGTGGAAAAGGCTATTTGACCTTTGCGCTCTATGATTATATTCAGGCTCATTTGGAGGAAAATGCTACGATTGTTGGCATTGAATTAAGAGAACATTTGACCCAATTTTGCACCAAACAAGCAGCAGCCTTAGGTTGGAAGGAGCTTCAATTTATAGCACAAGATATTCTGACCTATGACGATGATAAGATTGATGTCTTGATTGCTTTGCATGCTTGTGATATAGCTACAGATATTGCGATTGCTAAAGGAATTCAAGCCAATGCACAACTGATTGTTGTTGCTCCTTGTTGCCACAAACAAATTCGAAAGGCGATGAATTCGTCAATAACGAACCCACTTCAGGCTATTCTTAAGCATGGTATTTTAGAAGAGCGTCAGGCCGAAATTGTTACCGATGGAATTCGAGCCTTGTTATTAGAGGCGCATGGGTATCAAACCAAAGTTTTTGAGTTTATTTCTTCGGAGCATACGGCTAAAAACTTAATGATAACTGCCGTTAAACAAGATAAAATGTCTTCTGCTACTACAGCAGAACGTTTAAAAAGGGTAGCGGAACTCAAAGCTCAATTTGGAATTAAACAGCATTATCTTGAAAAATTACTTCAATAA
- a CDS encoding serine hydrolase domain-containing protein, whose amino-acid sequence MKLYLLVILVLISSISHAQNYQTESINQILNLYVNTASQPGLTVGVVKNDTLIYHNSKGCMNLEYDIPFNDSTVFSLASVTKQFTSACIGILENQGKLSVNDDVQKYIPELSIYSDTIRIKHLLNHTSGIRNHNVLLDLKGFDYEHQGYTNKMIQELMFKQNGVNNLPGEKMLYSNTNYVLLALVIERVSKMKLHEFAKQELFEPMKMTSTFYRSNLEKVIKNRAYSYYKSNENYHQPKSLTLCVGAGGMGSTIEDLAKWSSIFLNPEHKFSYLSNFITELDTLKNGTAMTHARGMFVSPYKDYVTFNHSGRDLGMRSQFICVPKKNLAIVVFTNSEDINAVNISYQILDLFIEEVGTNEKMVKHYEHSSKELNKFTGVYQELNSDLRMVVFIENDSLKVISSFGRNATPLVSQTANTLCRIDNPSIKYSFQNEGSEEADLYIDFGGAIFYFEKIYLKSNPNKNLEDYIGDYYSKELDIIYSIKAENDTLILSYPNNENIVIKEGVKDTFGANRRTKYSFIRDSEGIVTSFEVASEGTVKDIIFEKTN is encoded by the coding sequence ATGAAACTCTATCTCCTCGTCATTCTTGTTCTGATCAGTTCGATCTCACACGCTCAAAATTATCAAACTGAATCGATCAACCAAATCTTGAATTTATACGTTAACACAGCATCCCAGCCAGGACTAACAGTAGGGGTTGTAAAAAATGATACACTGATTTACCACAATAGTAAAGGATGTATGAATCTGGAGTACGATATACCATTCAATGATTCTACTGTTTTTAGTTTGGCATCTGTTACAAAACAATTTACATCTGCCTGTATCGGAATATTGGAAAATCAAGGTAAATTGTCAGTAAATGATGATGTTCAAAAGTACATTCCTGAACTATCAATTTATTCTGACACCATTCGAATTAAACACCTGCTAAATCACACTAGTGGTATCCGAAACCATAACGTATTACTTGACTTGAAAGGCTTTGACTACGAACATCAAGGGTATACAAACAAGATGATTCAAGAACTTATGTTTAAGCAAAATGGAGTCAATAATTTGCCAGGTGAAAAGATGTTGTACTCCAACACTAATTACGTGCTTCTAGCATTAGTTATTGAACGGGTTTCTAAAATGAAACTTCATGAATTTGCGAAACAAGAATTATTCGAGCCTATGAAAATGACAAGTACTTTTTATCGAAGCAATCTTGAAAAGGTCATAAAAAATCGAGCATATTCTTACTACAAATCCAATGAAAACTACCACCAACCAAAGTCGTTAACTCTTTGTGTGGGTGCTGGTGGTATGGGAAGTACCATTGAAGATTTGGCAAAATGGTCTAGTATTTTCTTAAATCCAGAACATAAATTTTCTTACTTAAGCAATTTTATAACGGAACTGGACACTTTGAAGAATGGAACAGCAATGACGCATGCAAGAGGCATGTTCGTTTCTCCATATAAAGACTATGTCACTTTTAACCATAGTGGACGAGATTTAGGTATGCGCTCACAATTCATTTGTGTTCCAAAGAAAAATCTGGCAATTGTAGTTTTCACAAATTCAGAAGACATAAACGCTGTTAATATTTCATACCAAATTCTAGATTTATTTATTGAAGAAGTAGGTACAAATGAAAAGATGGTTAAGCATTACGAACATTCATCAAAGGAGCTTAATAAGTTTACTGGAGTTTATCAAGAATTAAATAGTGATTTAAGAATGGTAGTTTTTATAGAAAACGACTCTTTAAAAGTAATCAGTAGTTTTGGTAGAAATGCGACTCCTTTAGTCTCACAAACTGCGAATACATTATGTAGAATAGATAACCCCTCAATCAAATATTCGTTTCAAAACGAAGGAAGTGAAGAGGCAGACTTATACATCGATTTTGGAGGTGCTATTTTCTATTTTGAAAAAATATATCTCAAGTCAAATCCCAATAAAAATTTAGAGGATTACATTGGTGACTATTATTCAAAAGAACTAGATATTATCTATTCAATTAAAGCTGAAAATGACACATTAATTCTGAGCTATCCCAACAATGAAAATATTGTTATTAAAGAGGGAGTAAAAGATACTTTTGGGGCAAATAGAAGAACTAAATATTCCTTTATTCGAGATAGTGAAGGAATTGTAACCTCTTTTGAAGTAGCTTCTGAAGGTACTGTGAAAGATATAATATTTGAAAAAACAAACTAA
- a CDS encoding 1-acyl-sn-glycerol-3-phosphate acyltransferase, which translates to MKLISKIYLKLTGWKVESNPPKEIHEKCVMICAPHTSNWDFPTTLAIMSILNVKARYAIKKELMGLPFGPLLRAVGGIAINRKPKKEGEKRQSTVQAIADLFSKEDKLCLMIAAEGTRSLQKEWKTGFYYIALQAKVPICLGYLDYKTKIGGFGKVVHPTGDIHADMAEIMDFFKDKTAKKPANFSLDYRFIQEDHLSDQNK; encoded by the coding sequence ATGAAATTAATTAGTAAAATTTACTTAAAACTAACTGGCTGGAAAGTCGAAAGCAATCCCCCTAAAGAAATTCATGAAAAATGCGTTATGATTTGTGCTCCTCATACATCCAATTGGGATTTTCCTACCACCTTAGCCATCATGAGTATTCTCAATGTTAAGGCGCGTTATGCCATCAAAAAAGAATTGATGGGCTTGCCTTTTGGACCTCTTCTTAGAGCAGTTGGGGGAATTGCCATCAATCGCAAGCCTAAAAAAGAAGGAGAAAAAAGACAAAGTACCGTTCAAGCAATTGCCGATTTATTTTCAAAAGAAGATAAACTTTGCTTGATGATTGCAGCAGAGGGAACCCGATCTTTACAAAAAGAGTGGAAAACTGGTTTTTACTATATTGCATTGCAAGCAAAAGTACCAATTTGTCTGGGGTACTTGGATTATAAAACTAAAATTGGAGGCTTTGGAAAAGTAGTACATCCAACGGGAGACATCCATGCAGATATGGCAGAAATTATGGATTTCTTTAAAGATAAAACAGCTAAAAAACCAGCTAACTTTAGCCTTGATTATAGATTTATACAAGAAGACCACTTATCTGATCAAAACAAATAA
- a CDS encoding DUF1697 domain-containing protein, protein MKYITLLRGINVSGQKKVKMADLRTMCETMGYQNVQTYIQSGNIVFEGAEEDTDWIAQSMHQKIQTTFGYDVSVMVRTEDYWKEVAVNNPFLEANPDLEIKFLHVTFLAEVPTVDSIKALQEVAAGTDELAIINNRVYLYTPNGYGRTKLSNTTIEKKLQVSATTRNWRTVSKLLEM, encoded by the coding sequence ATGAAATACATCACTTTATTAAGGGGGATTAATGTGAGTGGGCAAAAAAAAGTCAAAATGGCTGATTTGCGCACGATGTGTGAGACAATGGGGTATCAAAATGTACAAACTTATATACAAAGCGGTAATATTGTATTTGAAGGAGCAGAAGAGGATACGGATTGGATAGCCCAAAGCATGCATCAAAAAATCCAAACTACTTTTGGTTATGATGTTTCTGTTATGGTTCGCACAGAGGATTATTGGAAAGAAGTCGCTGTTAATAATCCATTTTTGGAGGCTAACCCTGATTTGGAAATTAAATTTTTGCACGTCACCTTTTTGGCAGAAGTGCCAACAGTTGATTCGATCAAAGCATTGCAAGAAGTCGCTGCTGGAACAGATGAATTAGCAATTATAAACAATCGAGTCTATTTGTATACTCCCAACGGTTATGGGCGTACAAAATTAAGCAATACGACGATAGAAAAAAAATTACAAGTATCGGCAACAACACGAAATTGGCGCACCGTTTCTAAGTTACTAGAAATGTGA